The following are encoded in a window of Lichenicola cladoniae genomic DNA:
- a CDS encoding SDR family NAD(P)-dependent oxidoreductase, which yields MTSGAYSGDAAAVPVAVVTGSTSGIGRWIALGLASAGYRLILIARDAARLRTTREWIAARVPEAAIVGIVADLSLLGETRRAAAEIVVQAPSLDLLVNNAGILSRRRTETGEGHELTLAVNHLAPFVLTQALLPALHHAQAGRIVMTGSSTSDRAGIDPDDLELRRGWRMTRAYARSKLASLMTSFELAGQLSGSGTTINVVHPGMVATDLVRSGGVDQFVWRRVIAPFSLTAEAGADTPLYACLSPELAGVSGRYLKRRAPAVPNRRATDGRLRSRVLAATERLVETP from the coding sequence CTGACGTCAGGCGCCTATTCCGGCGACGCTGCGGCCGTTCCGGTCGCAGTCGTCACCGGTAGCACGAGCGGTATCGGACGCTGGATCGCCCTCGGTCTGGCCTCAGCGGGCTACCGGCTGATCCTGATTGCCCGCGACGCAGCGCGGTTGCGGACCACCCGGGAGTGGATCGCAGCTCGGGTGCCCGAGGCCGCGATAGTGGGGATCGTCGCCGACCTGTCGCTGCTGGGCGAGACCCGGCGGGCCGCCGCTGAGATCGTCGTCCAGGCGCCGTCGCTGGATCTGCTGGTCAACAATGCCGGCATCCTGTCGCGTCGGCGGACCGAGACCGGCGAGGGTCACGAATTGACGCTGGCGGTCAATCACCTGGCGCCGTTCGTTCTGACGCAGGCACTTCTCCCCGCTCTGCATCATGCGCAGGCCGGGCGGATCGTGATGACCGGCTCGTCCACCTCGGACCGGGCAGGGATCGATCCCGACGATCTGGAACTGCGCCGGGGCTGGCGCATGACGCGGGCGTACGCGCGCTCCAAGCTCGCGTCGCTGATGACCAGCTTTGAGCTTGCCGGCCAACTTTCGGGTTCCGGCACGACCATCAACGTGGTGCATCCGGGAATGGTCGCCACCGACCTGGTGCGCAGCGGCGGCGTGGACCAGTTCGTCTGGAGAAGGGTGATCGCACCGTTCTCGCTGACGGCCGAGGCGGGTGCCGACACGCCGCTCTACGCCTGCCTGTCTCCCGAGCTCGCCGGGGTCAGCGGCCGCTATCTGAAGCGGCGGGCTCCGGCAGTGCCGAACCGGCGGGCGACCGATGGGCGTCTGCGCAGCCGGGTGCTCGCGGCGACCGAACGACTGGTCGAGACGCCCTGA
- a CDS encoding LysR family transcriptional regulator, whose protein sequence is MADLTLFLAVCEHGSFTGTARKIGLSQSAVSHAIRRLETRLGLRLLARTTRSVSPTEVGQQLIEILQPALENIDKRLAELRQRSERPVGTIRITATDHAAETLLWPALDELAASFPDIAVELSVEGGLVDIVEGRFDAGVRLGEEVSRDMVAIRIGPDMRMAAVATPDYLARRGTPQSPRDLAQHACINMRFESGDIYAWEFEKEGREIRSKVGGQWMINSSPLITRTVLAGRGISFQLEDAVRPMITDGRLVRLLEDWCPPFSGYHLYYPSRRHVSPAFRLLIEILRFRE, encoded by the coding sequence ATGGCCGATCTCACCCTTTTTCTGGCCGTGTGCGAGCACGGGAGTTTCACCGGAACCGCGCGGAAGATCGGGCTCTCGCAATCGGCCGTCAGCCACGCAATCCGACGTCTCGAAACCAGACTCGGCCTGCGCCTGCTCGCGCGCACGACACGGAGCGTGTCGCCGACTGAAGTCGGCCAGCAACTCATCGAGATTCTACAACCGGCACTTGAGAATATTGACAAGAGACTTGCAGAGCTTCGGCAGAGGAGCGAGCGCCCCGTAGGCACGATCCGTATCACGGCGACCGATCACGCTGCAGAGACGTTGCTCTGGCCGGCGCTCGACGAACTTGCTGCCTCCTTTCCGGATATTGCGGTGGAGCTGAGCGTCGAAGGCGGTCTCGTGGATATTGTCGAGGGCCGCTTCGATGCGGGTGTCCGCCTGGGTGAGGAGGTCTCAAGGGACATGGTGGCCATCAGAATTGGCCCTGACATGCGCATGGCGGCCGTCGCAACTCCGGATTATCTCGCTCGCCGTGGGACACCCCAGTCTCCAAGGGATCTCGCCCAACACGCCTGCATCAATATGCGATTTGAAAGTGGGGACATATACGCATGGGAGTTCGAAAAAGAAGGGCGCGAGATCAGAAGTAAGGTCGGTGGTCAGTGGATGATTAACAGCTCGCCGCTCATTACACGCACAGTGCTCGCAGGTCGTGGCATAAGCTTTCAATTAGAAGACGCCGTTCGGCCGATGATCACGGATGGCCGATTGGTGCGTCTGTTAGAGGACTGGTGTCCTCCATTCTCTGGTTATCACCTCTACTATCCATCGAGGCGGCACGTATCCCCTGCCTTTCGTCTGCTTATCGAGATCTTGAGATTCCGGGAGTAG
- a CDS encoding SDR family oxidoreductase: MVEPVQPRVVVITGGSSGIGLGSAALFASKGWRVGLISRNKERLASASSLIEAWTPGATVAWAAADVSDEEALAAAARRIAATLGPISVWVNAAGNGVYGHFADVPADEFRRVTEVTYLGTVNGTRVALSHMRPRDEGTIVNVCSAVVFHGVPLMTSYSGAKAAVRAFSQSLRLELRLAGSHVRLGTLFPPAINTPFFDHAISHMGFPSRPVPPVYGTRVAAQGVYFCATGGGGEMLLTGVVIAYSLIVRVSLRLAGFLVSKSDFASELPRDDPGSARMPSLFAPACSRCVMDGGFGSQARSWSTHLKLLSAWRALRSAMMPAPKLRASRPVVRSPRAPGCADAHRSPAGSALPEPAASDSGR; encoded by the coding sequence ATGGTTGAGCCGGTCCAGCCCCGCGTCGTGGTCATTACCGGCGGATCATCCGGAATCGGCCTCGGCAGCGCTGCACTGTTCGCCTCCAAAGGCTGGCGGGTCGGCCTGATCTCCCGGAACAAGGAGAGGCTGGCCAGCGCATCTAGTTTGATCGAGGCCTGGACACCCGGTGCCACGGTTGCCTGGGCGGCAGCCGACGTATCGGACGAAGAGGCCCTGGCCGCCGCGGCACGACGGATCGCGGCGACGCTCGGCCCGATCTCGGTATGGGTGAACGCGGCTGGCAATGGCGTCTATGGCCATTTCGCCGACGTGCCCGCGGATGAGTTCCGCCGCGTCACCGAGGTCACCTATCTCGGGACGGTCAACGGCACCCGGGTCGCCCTCTCGCACATGCGTCCGCGCGACGAAGGCACTATCGTCAATGTGTGCTCGGCCGTGGTGTTCCACGGCGTGCCGCTGATGACCTCGTATTCCGGCGCCAAGGCTGCGGTCCGGGCATTCAGCCAGTCGCTGAGGCTCGAGCTGCGTCTCGCCGGCAGCCATGTCCGGCTCGGCACGCTGTTTCCGCCCGCGATCAACACGCCGTTCTTCGACCACGCGATCTCGCACATGGGCTTCCCGTCGCGTCCGGTACCGCCGGTCTATGGCACCCGTGTCGCCGCCCAGGGTGTCTATTTCTGCGCGACCGGCGGCGGCGGCGAGATGCTGCTGACCGGCGTGGTGATTGCCTACTCGCTGATCGTCCGGGTCTCGCTGCGGCTCGCCGGCTTCCTGGTGTCGAAAAGCGACTTCGCGTCGGAACTGCCGCGGGACGACCCGGGATCGGCGCGCATGCCCTCGCTGTTCGCACCGGCCTGCAGCCGATGCGTGATGGACGGTGGGTTCGGCAGTCAGGCCCGCAGTTGGAGCACACATCTCAAGCTGCTGTCGGCCTGGCGGGCGTTGCGATCGGCGATGATGCCGGCGCCGAAGCTCAGGGCGTCTCGACCAGTCGTTCGGTCGCCGCGAGCACCCGGCTGCGCAGACGCCCATCGGTCGCCCGCCGGTTCGGCACTGCCGGAGCCCGCCGCTTCAGATAGCGGCCGCTGA
- a CDS encoding VOC family protein, producing the protein MEGDRLRLEIFPHDLEASRAFYCDVLSFGVVDARSAAGHLFLAKRRVLITLTDRSHLDENHLACEAPKGEGYGVGVEFVIPVHDLNGLQKTLRALAYPIQTELTQRPWAQKDSRLLDPDGLYFRSTENAA; encoded by the coding sequence ATGGAAGGGGATCGCCTCAGACTTGAGATCTTCCCACACGATCTAGAAGCGAGCCGGGCCTTCTACTGCGACGTCCTGAGCTTCGGTGTTGTCGATGCTCGATCCGCAGCAGGACACCTATTTCTCGCCAAAAGGCGAGTTCTAATCACTCTGACGGATCGTTCCCACCTAGACGAAAATCACCTCGCTTGCGAGGCGCCGAAAGGAGAAGGTTACGGGGTAGGGGTTGAGTTCGTGATTCCCGTGCATGACCTGAACGGGCTGCAGAAGACCCTTCGGGCTTTAGCTTATCCTATCCAGACGGAGCTAACCCAGCGTCCGTGGGCCCAGAAGGATTCAAGGCTTCTGGACCCGGATGGCCTCTATTTTCGCTCAACCGAAAATGCTGCATAG
- a CDS encoding MFS transporter: MSDMSRADDTATTGAAWGAVLSLSVGVFALVTAEFLPASLLTPMATDLHISYGAAGQAVTATALVAAVAAPAVVIGTAKIDRRMVVWGLSLLLVLSDLLAAAASNIWVLLLARVLLGVALGGTWSLAAALALRLVPARMVARAMSIIFTGVTAASVCAPALGAYLGDLWGWRATFLAASSIGIVALAIQLTTMPRLPSTDGPTLRTFFLLLRRPRIRTGLITVMFVISGHFAGFTYVRPFLEQVSRLDVRTLSMVLLAFGIGGFFGNFAGGMMSGRSPRVSVAVGAVLLAATAFALLGDGTSTPIAFVALAVWGFAFGVLPVSIQTWTTQAALDHAESAGALLVTTFQIAIATGAILGGVLVDRLGAPGAIGYCGVALLVGAATMLGLGRGSMYARDQAGDDGVPVTS; the protein is encoded by the coding sequence ATGTCAGACATGTCCCGTGCCGACGATACCGCGACCACTGGGGCTGCCTGGGGTGCCGTGTTGTCGCTCTCGGTCGGCGTCTTTGCGCTGGTTACCGCTGAGTTCCTGCCTGCCAGCCTCCTGACCCCGATGGCAACCGACCTCCACATTTCCTATGGCGCCGCCGGACAGGCGGTGACCGCAACCGCCCTGGTGGCCGCGGTCGCGGCGCCGGCGGTGGTGATCGGCACCGCGAAGATCGACCGTCGCATGGTGGTGTGGGGCCTGTCGCTGCTGCTGGTGCTGTCCGACCTGCTGGCCGCGGCTGCCTCGAACATATGGGTGCTGCTGCTGGCCCGGGTTCTGCTGGGCGTCGCGCTGGGCGGCACCTGGTCGCTCGCGGCGGCGCTGGCACTTCGCCTGGTTCCGGCCAGGATGGTCGCAAGGGCCATGTCGATCATCTTCACCGGAGTGACCGCCGCGTCGGTCTGCGCTCCGGCACTGGGTGCCTACCTCGGCGACCTGTGGGGTTGGCGCGCCACGTTCCTGGCGGCTTCCAGTATCGGGATCGTCGCCCTGGCCATCCAGCTGACGACCATGCCGCGGCTGCCATCGACCGACGGTCCGACCCTGCGCACCTTCTTCCTGCTGCTGCGCCGGCCCCGCATCCGGACCGGGCTCATCACCGTGATGTTCGTGATCTCCGGCCATTTCGCCGGCTTCACCTATGTGCGGCCCTTCCTCGAGCAGGTGTCGCGGCTCGATGTACGGACGCTATCCATGGTGCTGCTCGCGTTCGGGATCGGCGGCTTCTTCGGGAACTTCGCCGGCGGCATGATGTCCGGTCGCAGCCCCAGGGTATCCGTCGCGGTCGGCGCGGTGCTGCTCGCCGCGACCGCGTTCGCATTGCTGGGCGACGGCACTTCGACGCCTATCGCGTTCGTCGCACTGGCAGTCTGGGGCTTCGCCTTCGGGGTGCTTCCGGTCAGCATCCAGACCTGGACCACTCAGGCGGCACTGGACCATGCGGAGAGTGCCGGTGCCCTGCTGGTGACGACGTTCCAGATCGCCATTGCCACCGGTGCCATTCTTGGCGGCGTGCTGGTGGACCGGCTCGGCGCACCGGGCGCGATCGGGTATTGCGGCGTGGCATTGCTCGTCGGTGCCGCCACGATGCTGGGCCTCGGGCGCGGCAGCATGTATGCGCGCGACCAGGCCGGCGACGATGGCGTGCCAGTGACGTCGTGA
- a CDS encoding RidA family protein — protein sequence MLRLINPPGPSIPGISQAVLVESGRLLFLSGHVPFDERGSISSPDIGPQLEQVFQNLDATLKAAGVGFDSVARLTFYVCNLNPAVLPIIREVRDRWIKVDKPPASVLIGVATLFRPDVMVEVDAVAVIPSDDRVEGDH from the coding sequence ATGCTCCGTCTCATCAATCCGCCGGGCCCTTCCATCCCGGGTATCTCTCAGGCAGTGCTCGTCGAGTCTGGGCGCCTGCTGTTTTTGTCAGGCCATGTTCCGTTCGATGAGAGAGGGAGCATCTCTTCACCAGATATCGGGCCGCAGCTTGAGCAGGTGTTTCAAAATCTCGACGCAACTCTGAAAGCCGCGGGAGTTGGATTTGATTCCGTCGCCCGCTTGACGTTCTATGTGTGCAATCTTAATCCGGCCGTCCTGCCAATCATCCGCGAAGTCCGTGACCGCTGGATCAAGGTAGACAAGCCGCCAGCAAGCGTACTGATTGGCGTTGCGACGCTGTTTCGTCCAGATGTCATGGTGGAGGTGGATGCAGTCGCGGTTATCCCATCTGACGATAGGGTGGAAGGCGATCACTGA
- the cysN gene encoding sulfate adenylyltransferase subunit CysN: MADEPVLPNYATDALIAADIDAYLDLHRHKSLLRFITCGSVDDGKSTLIGRLLYDSKMIFDDQLAALEADSKRIGTQGQNIDFALLVDGLAAEREQGITIDVAYRFFSTEKRKFIVADTPGHEQYTRNMVTGASTADLAVILIDARKGILTQTRRHSYLAHLLGIRNLVLAVNKMDLIGYDQARYDSIVTEYRTFATSIGIGHFVAMPISGLAGDNIATRSANMDWYTGPALIEHLETVELDVTADQDKAFRMPVQMVKRPNLDFRGFSGLIASGVIHPGDSVRVLPSGRTTSIARIVTFDGDLDQAVAGQSVTLTLADEIDCSRGDVISIADAPPEVADQFEATIIWMSDEPMLPGRSYLLKLASQTASAQIQTPKYQVNVNTMEHLAARTLELNAIGVANLSTDKPLVFAPYEQSRELGGFILIDKISNATVAAGLLHFSLRRAQNVHWQAIEINREAHAAQKNQQPKVLWFTGLSGAGKSTIANLVEKKLHAQGRHTFLLDGDNIRHGLNKDLGFTDADRVENIRRIGEVARLMTDAGLIVLTAFISPFQQERALVRSMMPDGEFVEIHIDTALAEAERRDVKGLYGKARRGELKNFTGIDSPYEAPEHPEIRIDTSITSPEQAAELIVARLYG, from the coding sequence ATGGCCGACGAACCGGTGCTGCCCAACTACGCGACGGACGCCCTGATTGCCGCCGATATCGACGCATACCTGGACCTACACAGGCACAAGTCGCTGCTGCGCTTCATCACCTGCGGCTCGGTCGATGACGGCAAGTCGACGCTGATCGGGCGGCTGCTCTACGACAGCAAGATGATCTTCGACGACCAGCTTGCGGCGCTGGAAGCGGACTCGAAACGGATCGGCACCCAGGGCCAGAACATCGATTTCGCGCTGCTGGTGGACGGTCTCGCGGCCGAGCGGGAACAGGGCATCACCATCGACGTCGCCTATCGGTTCTTCTCGACCGAGAAACGCAAGTTCATCGTCGCCGATACGCCGGGGCACGAACAATATACGCGCAACATGGTGACCGGCGCCTCGACGGCCGACCTCGCGGTGATCCTGATCGACGCGCGCAAGGGCATCCTCACCCAGACCAGGCGGCACAGCTACCTGGCGCACCTGCTCGGCATCCGCAACCTGGTGCTGGCGGTCAACAAGATGGACCTGATCGGCTACGATCAGGCGCGCTACGACAGCATCGTTACCGAGTATAGAACGTTCGCGACGTCGATCGGCATCGGGCACTTCGTCGCCATGCCGATCTCCGGCCTCGCCGGCGACAACATCGCCACGCGTTCGGCCAACATGGACTGGTACACCGGCCCGGCGCTGATCGAGCATCTCGAGACCGTCGAGCTGGACGTGACCGCGGACCAGGACAAGGCGTTCCGCATGCCGGTGCAGATGGTCAAGCGGCCGAACCTCGATTTCCGCGGCTTCTCCGGCCTGATCGCATCGGGGGTCATCCATCCCGGCGACAGCGTGCGGGTGCTGCCGTCCGGACGCACCACCAGCATAGCCCGTATCGTCACCTTCGACGGCGATCTCGACCAGGCGGTCGCCGGACAGTCGGTGACGCTGACGCTGGCTGACGAGATCGATTGCTCGCGCGGCGACGTGATCAGCATCGCCGACGCGCCGCCGGAAGTCGCCGACCAGTTCGAGGCGACGATCATCTGGATGTCCGACGAGCCGATGCTGCCGGGCCGGTCCTATCTGCTGAAGCTGGCAAGCCAGACGGCATCCGCGCAGATCCAGACGCCGAAATACCAGGTCAACGTCAACACCATGGAGCATCTGGCGGCACGCACGCTGGAACTGAACGCGATCGGCGTCGCGAACCTGTCGACCGACAAGCCGCTGGTGTTTGCGCCATATGAGCAGAGCCGCGAACTCGGCGGGTTCATCCTGATCGACAAGATCAGCAACGCGACGGTGGCGGCCGGCCTGCTGCATTTCTCGCTCAGGCGGGCCCAGAACGTCCATTGGCAGGCGATCGAGATCAACCGCGAGGCGCACGCTGCGCAGAAGAACCAGCAACCGAAAGTGCTGTGGTTCACGGGGCTTTCGGGCGCGGGCAAGTCGACCATCGCCAACCTGGTCGAGAAGAAGCTGCACGCGCAGGGCCGGCACACCTTCCTGCTCGATGGCGACAACATCCGTCACGGCCTCAACAAGGATCTCGGCTTCACCGATGCCGACCGGGTGGAGAATATCCGCCGCATCGGCGAGGTGGCGCGGCTGATGACCGATGCCGGGCTGATCGTGCTGACCGCGTTCATCTCGCCGTTCCAGCAGGAGCGGGCGCTGGTCCGGTCGATGATGCCGGACGGCGAGTTCGTCGAGATCCATATCGACACTGCACTCGCCGAGGCGGAACGCCGCGACGTGAAGGGGCTTTACGGCAAGGCGCGTCGGGGCGAGCTGAAGAACTTCACCGGCATCGACAGCCCGTACGAAGCGCCGGAACATCCGGAGATCCGCATCGACACGTCGATCACCAGCCCGGAGCAGGCGGCTGAGCTGATCGTTGCGAGGCTGTACGGGTAG
- the cysD gene encoding sulfate adenylyltransferase subunit CysD: MSEPEQTVRPRQAGTSLTHLQRLEAESIHILQEVVSEVERPVMLYSVGKDSAVMLHLARKAFYPSPPPFPLLHVDTTWKFQAMYKLRDTMARESGMELLVHHNPEAQARGINPFDHGSLHTDLWKTEGLKQALDKYGFDAAFGGARRDEEKSRAKERIFSFRSANHRWDPKTQRPELWRLYNARKAKGESIRVFPISNWTELDIWQYIQIENIPIVPLYFAAPRPTVERDGLILMVDDDRFRLDPGEVPVERSIRFRTLGDYPLTGAIESEAATLAEVIQEMLLTTTSERQGRAIDRDVMASMEKKKQDGYF, from the coding sequence TTGAGCGAACCCGAGCAGACCGTCCGGCCCAGGCAGGCGGGCACCAGTCTCACCCACCTGCAACGCCTGGAGGCGGAAAGCATCCACATCCTGCAGGAGGTGGTGTCCGAGGTGGAGCGTCCGGTGATGCTCTACTCGGTCGGCAAGGACAGTGCGGTGATGCTGCACCTGGCACGCAAGGCGTTCTATCCGAGCCCGCCGCCGTTCCCGTTGCTGCATGTCGACACCACCTGGAAGTTCCAGGCGATGTACAAGCTGCGCGACACCATGGCGCGCGAGAGCGGCATGGAATTGCTGGTGCACCATAACCCGGAGGCGCAGGCGCGCGGCATCAACCCGTTCGATCACGGCTCGCTGCATACCGACCTGTGGAAGACCGAGGGCCTGAAGCAGGCACTCGACAAGTATGGCTTCGACGCGGCCTTCGGCGGCGCACGACGCGACGAGGAAAAGAGCCGCGCCAAGGAGCGGATATTCTCGTTCCGGTCGGCCAATCACCGCTGGGACCCGAAGACGCAGCGGCCGGAGCTCTGGCGCCTCTACAACGCGCGCAAGGCCAAGGGCGAGAGCATCCGGGTGTTCCCGATCTCGAACTGGACCGAGCTCGACATCTGGCAATACATCCAGATCGAGAACATCCCGATCGTGCCCTTGTATTTCGCCGCACCCCGGCCGACCGTCGAGCGCGACGGGCTGATCCTGATGGTCGATGACGACCGCTTCCGCCTGGACCCGGGCGAGGTTCCGGTCGAGCGGTCGATCCGGTTCCGCACCCTCGGCGACTATCCGCTGACCGGGGCGATCGAGAGCGAGGCGGCAACACTTGCCGAGGTGATCCAGGAAATGCTGCTGACCACCACCAGCGAACGCCAGGGACGGGCGATCGATCGCGATGTAATGGCCTCGATGGAAAAGAAGAAGCAGGACGGGTACTTCTGA
- the cysQ gene encoding 3'(2'),5'-bisphosphate nucleotidase CysQ, with protein MPRPDDVPGDADLLDGFVAAALEAGGAILEIYRRPSFETNSKDDGSPVTEADTRAEAIIHRALALLAPGLAVVAEEAASAGLVPETAHDFILVDPLDGTREFVSRNGDFTVNIGLIRNGVAVLGVVYAPALGLVYSGQIGTGARRAQVAGGLPAGWTPIEAGTPGTGGLRVVGSRSHMSDETRRYLEAFEVADLVPVGSSLKFCKVAEGGADLYPRMGRTMEWDTAAGDAVLRAAGGQVLTLDGARLGYGKRRQPGDADFANPWFVATGAFDMSTVRRTGG; from the coding sequence ATGCCTCGACCCGATGACGTGCCCGGCGATGCCGACCTGCTCGATGGCTTCGTCGCGGCTGCGCTCGAAGCCGGCGGTGCCATCCTCGAGATCTATCGCCGGCCCTCGTTCGAGACGAACTCCAAGGATGACGGCTCGCCGGTGACGGAAGCCGATACGCGCGCCGAGGCGATCATCCACCGCGCGCTCGCCCTGCTGGCGCCCGGCCTGGCGGTGGTGGCCGAGGAAGCCGCTTCTGCCGGACTGGTCCCGGAAACCGCGCACGACTTCATCCTGGTCGATCCCTTGGACGGCACCAGGGAGTTCGTGAGCCGGAATGGGGATTTCACGGTCAATATCGGCCTGATCCGGAACGGCGTCGCGGTGCTGGGCGTGGTCTATGCCCCGGCGCTGGGCCTGGTGTACTCGGGCCAGATCGGGACCGGCGCACGCCGCGCCCAGGTCGCCGGTGGCCTGCCAGCCGGCTGGACACCGATCGAGGCCGGAACTCCCGGGACGGGCGGATTGCGGGTCGTTGGCAGCCGCTCGCACATGAGCGACGAGACGCGGCGTTACCTCGAGGCGTTCGAGGTCGCGGACTTGGTCCCGGTCGGATCCTCGCTCAAGTTCTGCAAGGTGGCGGAAGGCGGTGCGGACCTTTATCCACGGATGGGACGGACGATGGAGTGGGATACCGCGGCCGGCGATGCCGTGCTGCGAGCCGCCGGCGGTCAGGTGCTGACACTCGACGGCGCCCGGCTGGGCTATGGCAAGCGGCGCCAGCCGGGCGATGCCGATTTCGCCAACCCATGGTTCGTGGCGACCGGCGCGTTCGATATGTCGACCGTGCGCCGGACAGGCGGCTAG
- a CDS encoding AraC family transcriptional regulator — protein MHDHSSKPCPHLATDPLTGLLQGLRLDGVEYGRCRLSAPWAFSFPAGPDARFHFVAESGCWLLTPGGEWVELSAGDAVLLPRGSAHSLASEPDAVAGPFPRWQCSPICDNVFDLQSDGEGEGCLLFHGTMRFNLDSLHPLLRMMPDVMRTNERLRREPTIPHLLEAMGHEVAMNRVGACGIVARLADVLAAHIIRSWVEHDCSNAAGWVAAVRNPEIGRVLAAIHANPDRDWPVAELARLMGGSRSSFAAKFATLVGETPANYVAQVRMHQARQWIVRDRARISEVAQRLGYESDASFSRAFKRVIGSAPSHFRGPAG, from the coding sequence ATGCATGATCATTCGTCCAAACCTTGCCCGCATCTTGCCACCGATCCGCTGACCGGGCTGCTGCAGGGGCTGCGGCTCGACGGCGTCGAGTACGGTCGTTGCCGGCTCTCGGCACCGTGGGCGTTCTCGTTCCCGGCCGGGCCTGACGCCCGGTTCCACTTCGTCGCCGAGAGCGGCTGCTGGCTGCTGACCCCCGGAGGCGAGTGGGTCGAATTGAGTGCAGGCGATGCCGTGCTGCTGCCGCGCGGGAGTGCCCATTCGCTGGCAAGCGAGCCGGATGCCGTGGCGGGCCCGTTCCCTCGTTGGCAGTGCAGCCCGATCTGCGACAACGTCTTCGACCTGCAGTCCGACGGTGAGGGCGAGGGCTGCCTGCTGTTCCACGGCACCATGCGCTTCAATCTCGACAGCCTGCATCCGCTGTTGCGCATGATGCCGGACGTGATGCGCACCAACGAGAGACTGAGGCGCGAGCCGACCATCCCGCATCTGCTCGAGGCGATGGGGCACGAGGTGGCGATGAACCGGGTCGGTGCATGCGGCATCGTCGCGCGCCTGGCCGACGTCCTGGCCGCCCATATCATCCGCTCCTGGGTGGAGCACGATTGCAGCAATGCGGCCGGTTGGGTCGCAGCGGTGCGGAACCCCGAGATCGGCCGGGTGCTGGCCGCCATCCATGCCAATCCAGACCGAGACTGGCCGGTGGCCGAGCTCGCCAGGCTGATGGGCGGATCGCGGTCCAGCTTCGCAGCCAAGTTCGCGACCCTGGTCGGCGAGACCCCGGCGAACTACGTGGCCCAGGTCAGGATGCACCAGGCACGGCAGTGGATCGTGCGCGACCGCGCCCGCATCTCGGAGGTAGCGCAGCGGCTCGGCTACGAGTCCGACGCGTCCTTCAGCCGCGCATTCAAGCGGGTCATCGGCAGCGCTCCCAGCCATTTCCGCGGCCCTGCAGGCTGA
- a CDS encoding nucleoside hydrolase: MSINRRLLLGGLIASGTMAMTPRTLHAAEPGVSDTPLPRLLNNHRVIIDTDPGNDDAIAILMALDAPNLQVEAITIAPGNIRYDKEVRNALYVVELAGYAGKVAVHPGMTHPILDRPYSTSTFIHGTDGLGKAAVPTVRQQPDPEHAVDAIRRIVRRYPGEVVILALGGLTNVAMALLRDPAIASMIKGIQFVGSAGNAVPSFNSMVDPEAADIVLRSGAPVTMGLGRQYDSLLTRADFDHVASFDTPRSRFFMQSNELRLTFEMSARNAPGSVNADPLATAMVIDPGIGIKFKAIHARVELEGELTRGDILYGENRYSMVPTLPANVNLCTEASNDDFKRILFATLAHR; encoded by the coding sequence ATGAGCATCAATCGCCGACTGCTGCTGGGTGGTCTGATCGCAAGTGGAACGATGGCGATGACACCCCGCACACTGCATGCTGCAGAGCCGGGTGTGTCGGACACCCCGCTGCCCCGGCTGTTGAACAACCATCGCGTGATCATCGATACCGATCCTGGAAACGACGATGCAATCGCTATTTTGATGGCACTGGATGCACCCAATCTGCAGGTCGAGGCGATTACGATCGCACCTGGCAACATCCGCTACGATAAAGAGGTCAGAAACGCACTCTACGTCGTTGAACTTGCAGGATATGCCGGGAAGGTCGCCGTACATCCTGGGATGACCCATCCGATCCTCGATCGGCCTTATTCGACGTCCACCTTCATACATGGGACGGACGGGCTGGGTAAAGCGGCGGTACCAACGGTGCGTCAGCAGCCCGATCCCGAGCACGCGGTTGACGCCATCCGTCGTATCGTAAGGCGATATCCCGGCGAGGTGGTGATCCTGGCACTTGGCGGACTGACGAATGTCGCCATGGCACTTCTGCGCGACCCCGCGATCGCGTCGATGATCAAGGGCATCCAGTTCGTGGGTAGTGCCGGCAACGCCGTACCGAGCTTCAACTCCATGGTTGATCCAGAGGCGGCCGACATCGTCCTGAGGTCTGGAGCGCCAGTGACTATGGGGCTGGGGCGGCAGTACGACTCTCTTCTCACTCGGGCCGACTTCGATCATGTCGCGTCGTTTGACACGCCACGCAGCCGCTTTTTCATGCAGAGCAACGAGCTGCGACTCACGTTTGAAATGTCAGCCCGTAACGCGCCCGGATCGGTGAACGCCGACCCACTCGCCACGGCCATGGTCATAGACCCTGGGATTGGGATCAAGTTCAAAGCAATCCATGCGCGGGTCGAGCTAGAAGGAGAACTCACGCGCGGTGATATCCTTTATGGGGAAAACCGATATTCGATGGTTCCAACCCTGCCTGCCAACGTCAACTTATGCACTGAAGCCTCGAATGACGATTTCAAGCGGATCCTCTTTGCGACACTTGCGCACAGGTGA